The Faecalibacterium prausnitzii genome includes a window with the following:
- a CDS encoding AEC family transporter has protein sequence MELALICAQQVIVLFLLIGAGAAAIKTGVLKPEGRQTLSNLLVYLVVPAMIVHSYMMDFSEEILHNLLAAFGLSVLAILIGTVLTLALTARQKDRRAPIFRFASVFSNAAYMGFPLISALFGSEGLLYASAYVTVFNILLWTMGYGMVSGSSSPKEVARSLLRTPVLYAMVVGLAVYLLQIPVPALIAQPLELLSNMNTPLSMLITGILIATGDLKQIVCDRHIWKLAGLRMLVIPAVCLAAFAALGLLRFGMSAQVVLLLECCPAAAITSVFAVQFGHDEQFAAGCVVLTTLLSIVTLPLCALVLTALM, from the coding sequence ATGGAACTGGCACTTATCTGCGCACAGCAGGTCATCGTGTTGTTTTTGCTCATCGGGGCAGGCGCGGCCGCCATCAAGACCGGTGTGCTGAAGCCGGAAGGGCGGCAGACTCTCTCGAACCTGCTGGTCTACCTGGTCGTTCCGGCCATGATCGTCCACTCCTATATGATGGACTTCAGCGAGGAGATCCTGCACAACCTGCTGGCCGCGTTCGGGCTGAGCGTTCTGGCCATCCTCATCGGCACTGTGCTGACGCTGGCCCTGACCGCCCGGCAGAAAGACCGCCGGGCCCCCATCTTCCGGTTCGCATCGGTCTTCTCCAACGCAGCCTATATGGGCTTCCCGCTCATTTCGGCGCTGTTTGGGTCGGAGGGGCTGCTCTACGCCAGCGCCTACGTGACCGTGTTCAATATCCTGCTCTGGACCATGGGCTACGGCATGGTCAGCGGCAGTTCCAGCCCGAAGGAAGTGGCCCGCAGCCTGCTGCGCACCCCGGTGCTGTATGCGATGGTGGTGGGCCTCGCCGTCTACCTGCTGCAGATCCCGGTGCCCGCCCTCATCGCCCAGCCGCTGGAACTGCTGAGCAACATGAACACCCCGCTTTCCATGCTCATCACCGGCATCCTCATCGCCACAGGCGACCTGAAGCAGATTGTCTGCGACCGACACATCTGGAAACTGGCCGGACTGCGGATGCTGGTCATCCCGGCAGTGTGTCTGGCGGCCTTTGCGGCGCTGGGTCTGCTGCGCTTCGGCATGAGCGCACAGGTGGTGCTGCTGTTGGAGTGCTGCCCTGCCGCCGCGATCACCTCGGTGTTCGCCGTTCAGTTCGGCCACGATGAGCAGTTCGCTGCCGGATGCGTGGTCCTCACCACCCTGCTCAGCATCGTCACCCTGCCCCTGTGCGCACTGGTGCTGACGGCGCTGATGTAA
- a CDS encoding sulfate/molybdate ABC transporter ATP-binding protein, with translation MSLDVKITKRFDGFTLRTEFTAGNTTAAILGASGCGKSMTLRCIAGIVRPDSGRIVLDGRVLFDSEQGIDLPPQQRNVGLLFQNYALFPNMTVEQNILCALKKEKDPAARKAACAEALRAMRLEKLAHRLPSELSGGQQQRAALARILAGKPRILMLDEPFSALDSYLREEVEGEVGSLLAGFDGTALLVTHNRDEAYRLCREMIVMDGGEVLRAGTTREVFADPRRLTAARLTGCKNILPCVRVDAHRVHLTGWEQELAVALPVPENCTAVGIRAHDLVPAAADSDNRLPVRVGASSENPFDWNVICTSVDGSAKLWWKVSKTTLSSPLPETPAFLRAAPENIMPLV, from the coding sequence ATGAGTTTGGACGTCAAGATCACCAAACGGTTCGACGGCTTCACCCTTCGCACGGAGTTCACAGCGGGCAATACCACCGCCGCCATCCTCGGCGCATCCGGCTGCGGCAAAAGCATGACCCTGCGCTGCATTGCGGGCATCGTCAGACCCGACAGCGGCCGCATCGTGCTGGACGGCCGTGTCCTGTTCGACAGCGAACAGGGCATCGACCTGCCCCCGCAGCAGAGGAACGTGGGCCTGCTGTTCCAGAACTACGCGCTGTTCCCGAATATGACGGTGGAGCAGAACATCCTCTGCGCGCTGAAAAAGGAGAAGGACCCCGCCGCCCGCAAGGCGGCCTGTGCGGAGGCCCTGCGCGCCATGCGGCTGGAGAAACTGGCCCACCGCCTGCCCAGTGAGCTTTCGGGCGGGCAGCAGCAGCGCGCTGCGCTGGCCCGCATCCTGGCAGGCAAGCCCCGTATCCTGATGCTGGACGAGCCGTTCAGCGCACTGGACAGCTACCTCCGCGAGGAAGTGGAGGGCGAAGTGGGCAGCCTGCTGGCCGGGTTTGACGGCACGGCCCTGCTCGTGACCCACAACCGCGACGAGGCCTACCGTCTCTGCCGCGAGATGATCGTCATGGACGGCGGCGAGGTGCTGCGGGCCGGCACGACCAGAGAGGTCTTTGCAGACCCCCGCCGCCTGACCGCCGCCCGCCTGACCGGCTGCAAGAACATCCTGCCCTGCGTCCGGGTGGACGCGCACCGGGTGCATCTCACCGGCTGGGAGCAGGAGCTTGCCGTGGCGCTCCCGGTGCCGGAAAACTGCACCGCCGTGGGCATCCGTGCCCATGACCTCGTGCCCGCCGCAGCGGACAGCGACAACCGGCTGCCGGTGCGTGTGGGCGCTTCGAGCGAGAATCCGTTCGACTGGAATGTCATCTGCACCTCGGTGGATGGCAGCGCAAAGTTGTGGTGGAAGGTCTCCAAAACGACGCTTTCTTCACCCCTGCCGGAGACCCCGGCCTTCCTCCGGGCGGCGCCGGAAAACATCATGCCGCTGGTATAA
- a CDS encoding MOSC domain-containing protein encodes MGKILAICTSPKRGTVKTEVPEATLTPEWGIETDAHGGNWHRQVSLLSAEKIENFRKKIWVDYGAFGENLVVEGFDFRNLPVTSRFQVGEVVLEMTQIGKECHNDCVIKQQTGECIMPHEGVFARVLHGGTLHVGDEMILLPPEEDPPLRAAVITLSDKGARGEREDKSGPLIVEMLTAAGYKVEETMILPDEAKALKAQLIRLADGRQVNLILTTGGTGFSPRDITPEVTYAVATRSAPGIAEAMRYHSLSITPRGMLSRAASVLRGKTLIVNLPGSPKAVQENLEYILPSLEHGIRIAAGLDGECARK; translated from the coding sequence ATGGGAAAGATCCTGGCCATTTGCACCAGCCCGAAGCGCGGCACCGTCAAGACCGAGGTGCCCGAAGCCACCCTGACCCCGGAATGGGGCATTGAGACCGACGCCCACGGCGGAAACTGGCACCGTCAGGTCAGCCTGCTCAGCGCCGAGAAGATCGAGAACTTCCGCAAGAAGATCTGGGTCGATTACGGTGCCTTTGGCGAAAACCTCGTTGTGGAGGGGTTCGATTTCCGCAATCTGCCCGTCACCAGCCGCTTTCAGGTCGGTGAGGTCGTGCTGGAGATGACCCAGATCGGCAAGGAATGCCACAACGACTGCGTCATCAAACAGCAGACCGGCGAGTGCATCATGCCCCACGAGGGCGTGTTCGCCCGTGTGCTCCACGGCGGCACGCTCCATGTGGGCGATGAAATGATCCTGCTGCCCCCGGAAGAAGACCCGCCGCTGCGCGCAGCCGTCATCACCCTGTCGGACAAAGGCGCCCGCGGCGAGCGGGAGGACAAGAGCGGCCCGCTCATCGTGGAGATGCTGACCGCCGCCGGGTACAAAGTGGAAGAGACCATGATCCTACCCGATGAGGCCAAGGCGCTGAAGGCCCAGCTCATCCGGCTGGCCGACGGCCGACAGGTGAACCTGATCTTGACCACCGGCGGCACCGGCTTCTCCCCGCGCGATATCACCCCAGAGGTCACCTATGCCGTGGCCACCCGCAGCGCCCCCGGCATCGCCGAGGCCATGCGGTACCACAGCCTGAGCATCACCCCGCGTGGGATGCTCAGCCGCGCAGCCAGCGTCCTGCGCGGCAAGACCCTCATCGTCAATCTGCCGGGCAGCCCCAAGGCCGTGCAGGAGAATCTGGAGTACATCCTGCCCAGCCTCGAACACGGCATCCGCATCGCTGCCGGGCTGGACGGCGAGTGTGCCCGGAAGTAA
- the moaC gene encoding cyclic pyranopterin monophosphate synthase MoaC, producing MNTTENKLTHFDAEGNAVMVDVSGKPVTSREATAHGIITMNEDAFAAVQNGTVKKGDVLGVARVAGIMATKRTSELIPLCHPLPLTKVQIEFELLPERRAVEARCTVKTSGVTGVEMEALTGVSTALLTIYDMCKAVDKGMELGEIHLEKKSGGKSGLYIRAEGGYV from the coding sequence ATGAATACAACAGAAAATAAACTGACCCATTTCGATGCCGAGGGCAATGCGGTGATGGTGGACGTGAGCGGCAAGCCTGTCACCTCCCGCGAGGCCACGGCCCACGGCATCATTACCATGAACGAAGACGCCTTTGCCGCCGTGCAGAACGGCACGGTGAAGAAAGGCGATGTGCTGGGCGTAGCCCGCGTGGCCGGCATCATGGCCACCAAGCGCACCAGCGAGCTGATCCCGCTGTGCCATCCGCTGCCGCTGACCAAGGTGCAGATCGAGTTCGAACTGCTGCCGGAGCGCCGGGCGGTGGAGGCCCGCTGCACCGTCAAGACCAGCGGCGTCACCGGCGTGGAGATGGAGGCCCTGACCGGTGTTTCCACCGCGCTGCTGACCATCTACGATATGTGCAAGGCCGTGGATAAGGGGATGGAACTGGGCGAGATCCATCTGGAAAAGAAGAGCGGCGGCAAGAGCGGCCTGTACATCCGGGCGGAGGGCGGCTATGTTTGA
- a CDS encoding nucleoid-associated protein, producing MEIIIHQAILHVLDTTLDAPVLSGSCMEPTAEKTAYLQNHIEKLLASDDIRQCRPLPDSAFKNELEHNQDFVDLSCRIAGVLFDYMHAHTTIPGADLAVVDFTRDGTPWLGILKLNYKNGYTHYTETVEGAPVNSIIQQRACLPTQSGKVEEGALVNLQDYSMRLLEKKYDIDGHKEFYLSTVVFQYTQAEPEKKKLKAIQEAAAQAVMDAYQDEPHAEAQVAMLIANQAADNDNQVSVEQVRRQLAEEYPLAAVPFDDYVEKSDVIEQFEQPVTVTPARIRRMESRSIHTASGIEVKIPTEILSSESEVEFLHDPDGSVSLLIKNVIL from the coding sequence ATGGAGATCATCATTCATCAGGCCATCCTGCATGTGCTGGACACCACCCTCGACGCCCCGGTGCTCAGCGGCAGCTGCATGGAGCCTACCGCCGAAAAAACGGCCTATTTGCAGAACCACATCGAAAAGCTGCTGGCCAGTGACGACATCCGTCAGTGCCGCCCCCTGCCGGACTCGGCCTTCAAAAACGAGCTGGAGCACAACCAGGACTTCGTGGACCTGTCCTGCCGCATCGCGGGGGTGCTGTTCGATTACATGCACGCCCACACCACCATCCCCGGTGCCGACCTGGCCGTGGTGGATTTCACCCGCGACGGTACCCCGTGGCTGGGCATCCTCAAGCTGAACTACAAGAACGGCTACACCCACTACACCGAGACTGTGGAGGGTGCCCCGGTCAACTCCATCATCCAGCAGCGGGCCTGCCTGCCGACCCAGAGCGGCAAGGTGGAAGAGGGTGCGCTCGTCAACCTGCAGGACTACTCCATGCGCCTGCTGGAAAAGAAGTACGACATCGACGGCCACAAGGAATTTTACCTTTCTACGGTCGTGTTCCAGTACACTCAGGCCGAACCGGAAAAGAAAAAGCTGAAAGCCATCCAGGAAGCCGCTGCGCAGGCCGTGATGGACGCCTACCAGGACGAACCCCACGCCGAGGCACAGGTCGCCATGCTCATTGCGAACCAGGCCGCCGACAACGACAACCAGGTCTCGGTGGAGCAGGTGCGCCGCCAGCTGGCCGAGGAATACCCGCTGGCCGCTGTCCCCTTTGACGACTACGTGGAGAAGAGCGATGTCATCGAGCAGTTCGAGCAGCCTGTCACCGTGACGCCCGCCCGCATCCGCCGGATGGAGAGCCGCAGCATCCACACCGCCAGCGGCATCGAGGTGAAGATCCCCACCGAGATCCTGTCCTCCGAGTCGGAAGTGGAGTTCCTCCATGACCCCGACGGCAGCGTCTCGCTGCTCATCAAGAATGTGATTTTGTGA
- a CDS encoding SDR family oxidoreductase has protein sequence MQKILVSGAGGFVGARVMQQWREKAELLAFPRGFLAAATQEDLCRFAAQVQPDVVLHLAALSDTGYCQQHPEDSRRANVDVPLWMARAAAETGAKLVVFSSDQVYSGAAQEGPLPETLSLSPSNIYGQHKLEAEQRVLEVLPDAVFLRAPWMYDLPGYQLPIRGNLPLNLLRAALRGTPVQFSAHDWRGISFVREVIENLYPAFSLPGGVYNFGSSNDRNMVETARQFAELLGISVAIEITDWHRNLRMDGCKAAAQGITFCSTQEGFARCLREYNLSGGPR, from the coding sequence ATGCAGAAGATCCTTGTTTCCGGTGCGGGCGGCTTTGTCGGGGCCCGTGTGATGCAGCAATGGCGTGAAAAAGCAGAGCTTCTTGCGTTTCCGCGCGGGTTTCTGGCGGCGGCCACGCAGGAAGACCTCTGCCGTTTTGCTGCACAGGTGCAGCCGGACGTTGTACTGCATCTGGCCGCGCTCTCTGACACCGGCTACTGCCAGCAGCACCCGGAGGACTCCCGCCGCGCCAATGTGGACGTGCCGCTCTGGATGGCGCGGGCCGCGGCCGAGACCGGCGCGAAACTCGTGGTGTTCAGCTCCGACCAGGTTTATTCCGGGGCAGCGCAGGAAGGCCCCCTGCCCGAAACGCTTTCCCTTTCCCCTTCCAACATTTACGGGCAGCACAAGCTGGAAGCCGAGCAGCGGGTGCTGGAAGTCCTGCCGGACGCCGTGTTTCTGCGGGCACCCTGGATGTACGACCTGCCCGGCTATCAGCTGCCCATCCGGGGCAATCTGCCGCTGAACCTGCTGCGGGCCGCTCTGCGTGGGACGCCGGTGCAGTTTTCTGCCCACGACTGGCGGGGCATCAGCTTTGTGCGGGAGGTTATCGAGAACCTGTACCCGGCGTTCTCCCTGCCCGGCGGTGTGTACAACTTTGGCAGCAGCAACGACCGCAACATGGTCGAGACCGCACGGCAGTTCGCGGAATTGCTGGGCATTTCCGTTGCCATCGAGATCACCGACTGGCACCGCAACCTGCGGATGGATGGCTGCAAAGCCGCCGCGCAGGGCATCACCTTCTGCTCCACGCAGGAGGGGTTTGCGCGGTGCCTGAGGGAGTATAACCTCTCAGGCGGGCCACGATGA
- the modB gene encoding molybdate ABC transporter permease subunit: MDWYPLWNSLRIALISCAAVFFLGIFAAYYIAKLPRVLKGVLDVVLTLPMVLPPTVVGYFLLLLFGAKRPLGLFFLEHFGVKLVMNWYSAIFASIVVAFPLMYRTARGAFESFDETLAWSAQTLGLSNTWIFWRVRMPYCRQGILAGTVLAFARALGEYGATSMIAGYTPGKTATIATTVYQLWRTNDERGAMQWVLVDIVISAVVLLAVNLLERKQKQGGKRT, translated from the coding sequence GTGGACTGGTATCCTTTATGGAACAGCCTGCGCATTGCGCTCATCAGCTGCGCAGCGGTGTTCTTCCTCGGCATTTTTGCCGCCTATTATATCGCAAAGCTGCCCCGTGTGCTCAAAGGTGTGCTGGACGTGGTGCTCACCCTGCCCATGGTCCTGCCGCCCACGGTCGTGGGTTATTTCCTGCTGCTGCTGTTCGGTGCCAAGCGGCCGCTGGGCCTCTTCTTTCTGGAGCATTTCGGCGTCAAGCTGGTCATGAACTGGTACAGCGCCATCTTTGCCTCCATCGTGGTGGCCTTCCCGCTGATGTACCGCACGGCCCGCGGCGCGTTCGAGAGCTTCGACGAGACGCTGGCCTGGTCTGCGCAGACGCTGGGACTTTCCAACACCTGGATCTTCTGGCGGGTGCGGATGCCCTATTGCCGTCAGGGCATCCTGGCCGGAACGGTGCTGGCCTTTGCCCGCGCGCTGGGCGAGTACGGCGCGACCAGCATGATCGCAGGCTACACTCCCGGCAAAACGGCCACCATCGCCACCACGGTGTATCAGCTCTGGCGCACCAACGATGAGAGGGGGGCGATGCAGTGGGTGCTGGTGGACATCGTCATCTCGGCAGTGGTGCTGTTGGCGGTCAACCTGCTGGAACGCAAACAGAAGCAGGGAGGGAAGCGCACATGA
- the mobB gene encoding molybdopterin-guanine dinucleotide biosynthesis protein B translates to MYTERKEALAAELSLKHPAVLAVSGVHNSGKTTLLEKLIPLLRARGLKVGVIKHDGHDFTPDVPGTDSFRLREAGAEGVAVFSGQRYLLTEAFRLTEQDLLALFERHGYDLVLMEGFKESGWPKIEVVRSAISNEPASFEPLAVVGDVPGADFALDEPEALADWIAAQMPAL, encoded by the coding sequence TTGTATACTGAACGCAAAGAGGCTCTGGCCGCAGAGCTGAGCCTGAAACACCCGGCGGTGCTTGCCGTCAGCGGGGTGCACAACAGCGGCAAGACCACCCTTTTGGAAAAGCTCATCCCGCTGCTGCGGGCGCGGGGGCTGAAGGTGGGCGTCATCAAGCACGACGGCCACGATTTCACCCCCGATGTCCCCGGCACCGACAGCTTCCGCCTGCGCGAAGCCGGAGCCGAGGGCGTGGCCGTCTTTTCCGGGCAGCGCTATCTGCTCACGGAAGCGTTCCGCCTCACCGAGCAGGATCTGCTGGCCCTGTTCGAGCGCCATGGCTATGATCTGGTGCTGATGGAGGGCTTCAAGGAGAGCGGCTGGCCCAAGATCGAAGTCGTGCGCAGCGCCATCTCCAATGAGCCGGCCTCCTTTGAGCCGCTGGCCGTCGTGGGCGATGTGCCGGGCGCGGATTTTGCACTGGATGAGCCGGAGGCACTGGCCGACTGGATCGCAGCCCAGATGCCCGCGCTGTGA
- the moaA gene encoding GTP 3',8-cyclase MoaA, which translates to MFDAKGRTIHYLRLSVTDLCNLRCRYCMPDGVEKLEREDILTYEEFLRLAAQFAQCGVDTVRVTGGEPLVRKGVDHLVAQLKAIPGIRRVTMTTNGVLLAQQLPALLAAGLDSVNISLDTLSPEVFARITARDAFADVMAGIRAALESGLPVKLNCVPQVGVNEGELEALAALAETKPLQVRFIEMMPIGYGAAMPCISGPDLLARFRKRWPELAPLSRQETADIGDGPAVYYTAPGWQGSVGFIAAVHGKFCASCNRVRLTSQGFLRPCLASEAGCDLKMLLRSGASDEALLSAIRTTIWEKPQEHHFELKQDVPATRGMYRIGG; encoded by the coding sequence ATGTTTGATGCAAAAGGCCGCACGATCCACTATCTGCGCCTCTCGGTCACCGACCTGTGCAACCTGCGCTGCCGCTACTGTATGCCGGACGGTGTGGAGAAACTGGAACGGGAAGATATCCTGACGTACGAAGAATTTCTCCGCCTTGCCGCACAGTTTGCGCAGTGCGGGGTGGATACGGTCCGCGTCACCGGCGGCGAGCCGCTGGTGCGCAAAGGCGTGGATCATCTGGTGGCGCAGCTGAAAGCCATCCCCGGCATCCGCCGTGTCACCATGACCACCAATGGGGTGCTGCTGGCGCAGCAGCTGCCCGCCCTGCTTGCCGCCGGGCTGGACAGCGTGAACATCAGCCTGGACACCCTTTCACCGGAAGTGTTCGCCCGCATCACCGCGCGGGACGCCTTTGCGGACGTGATGGCGGGCATCCGGGCCGCGCTGGAAAGCGGCCTGCCCGTCAAGCTGAACTGCGTGCCGCAGGTGGGCGTCAACGAGGGAGAGCTGGAAGCGCTGGCCGCTCTGGCGGAGACAAAGCCTTTGCAGGTGCGCTTCATCGAGATGATGCCCATCGGCTATGGGGCTGCAATGCCCTGCATCTCAGGGCCGGACCTGCTGGCCCGCTTCCGGAAGCGCTGGCCGGAGCTGGCCCCGCTTTCCCGTCAGGAAACGGCAGACATCGGCGACGGCCCGGCAGTCTACTACACCGCGCCGGGCTGGCAGGGGAGCGTGGGCTTCATTGCGGCCGTGCACGGCAAGTTCTGCGCTTCCTGCAACCGGGTCCGGCTCACGAGTCAGGGTTTTCTGCGGCCCTGCCTTGCCAGCGAGGCGGGCTGCGACCTGAAAATGCTCCTGCGCAGCGGCGCGTCGGACGAAGCGCTGCTCAGCGCCATCCGCACCACCATCTGGGAAAAGCCCCAGGAGCACCACTTTGAATTGAAACAGGATGTCCCGGCTACGCGCGGGATGTATCGGATCGGAGGATAA
- a CDS encoding pentapeptide repeat-containing protein, giving the protein MKERYCEGERFADLSFVEETFEDCDFTDCVFVDCVFTKCELDHTTLNECKFVRCEITGLRSTHSSVQSLDFEDCRLNEIEWAPLMSNGAFPDPIHTLKGCSLKYNTFTEMNFNRFNFSDGNEIVGSMFAKCEMQLVKFKGTELHETEFYQCDLRKADFRDAIGYKVDILGSRLKDARFSLPEAVNLLADLKIKLS; this is encoded by the coding sequence ATGAAAGAACGTTATTGTGAGGGGGAGCGGTTTGCCGACCTGTCGTTTGTCGAGGAGACTTTTGAGGACTGCGATTTTACCGACTGCGTATTTGTGGACTGCGTGTTTACAAAGTGCGAACTGGACCACACCACACTGAACGAGTGCAAATTTGTGCGGTGTGAGATCACGGGGCTGCGCAGCACCCATTCCTCAGTGCAGTCGCTGGATTTTGAGGACTGCCGCCTGAATGAGATCGAGTGGGCACCCCTGATGTCCAATGGCGCGTTCCCGGACCCCATCCACACGCTGAAGGGATGCAGCCTGAAATATAACACCTTTACGGAGATGAATTTCAACCGCTTCAACTTTTCGGACGGGAACGAGATCGTCGGCTCGATGTTTGCCAAATGTGAGATGCAGCTGGTCAAGTTCAAGGGCACAGAGCTTCACGAAACGGAGTTTTACCAGTGCGACCTGCGCAAGGCGGATTTCCGGGATGCCATCGGATATAAGGTGGATATTCTGGGCAGCCGCCTGAAAGATGCAAGATTTTCACTGCCGGAAGCCGTGAATCTGCTGGCTGACCTGAAGATCAAGCTGTCCTGA
- a CDS encoding molybdopterin-binding protein, giving the protein MKLIRTEDAAGQVLCHDITQILPGEFKGPRFRKGHIVQPEDIPVLLSIGKENLYVWEKTPGILHEDEAAALLYRAAAGRNIHGTEPKEGKIELIADCDGLLKIDRAALLAVNRTPQMMIATIHGDMPVKKGAKLAGTRIIPLVIEQEKMDAMQKAAGDKPILNVLPFHQKKFAVITTGSEVFKGRIEDKFTPILERKLAEYGCEMVFHKVCDDDPAGITAAILEAKVAGCELIFTTGGMSVDPDDRTPLAIRNTGADIISYGAPVLPGAMFLVSYLDGVPVCGLPGCVMYAKRTIFDLLLPRLLADDPITAEDIARLGEGGLCLGCGTCTWPNCGFGHC; this is encoded by the coding sequence ATGAAACTGATCCGTACCGAAGACGCCGCAGGGCAGGTGCTCTGCCACGATATCACCCAGATCCTTCCGGGCGAGTTCAAAGGCCCCCGCTTCCGCAAGGGCCACATCGTCCAGCCGGAGGATATCCCGGTGCTGCTGAGCATCGGCAAGGAGAACCTGTACGTCTGGGAAAAGACGCCCGGCATCCTCCACGAGGACGAAGCCGCCGCGCTGCTCTATCGGGCCGCTGCGGGCAGGAACATCCACGGCACCGAGCCGAAGGAGGGCAAGATCGAGCTGATCGCCGACTGCGACGGCCTGCTCAAGATCGACCGCGCCGCTTTGCTGGCCGTCAACCGCACCCCGCAGATGATGATCGCCACCATCCACGGCGACATGCCGGTGAAAAAAGGAGCCAAACTGGCCGGTACCCGCATCATCCCGCTGGTCATCGAGCAGGAAAAGATGGACGCCATGCAGAAAGCAGCGGGGGACAAGCCCATCCTGAACGTCCTGCCCTTCCACCAGAAGAAGTTTGCGGTCATCACCACGGGCAGCGAGGTCTTCAAGGGCCGCATCGAGGATAAATTCACCCCCATCCTGGAACGCAAGCTGGCGGAATACGGCTGCGAGATGGTCTTCCACAAGGTCTGCGACGACGACCCGGCGGGCATCACAGCGGCCATTCTGGAAGCAAAGGTGGCGGGCTGCGAGCTGATCTTCACCACCGGCGGCATGAGCGTGGACCCCGACGACCGCACCCCGCTGGCCATCCGAAACACCGGGGCTGACATCATCAGCTACGGTGCGCCGGTGCTGCCCGGTGCCATGTTCCTGGTCAGCTATCTGGACGGTGTGCCTGTCTGCGGCCTGCCGGGCTGCGTGATGTACGCCAAGCGGACCATTTTCGATCTGCTGCTGCCCCGTCTGCTGGCCGATGACCCCATCACCGCCGAGGATATCGCCCGCCTGGGGGAGGGCGGCCTCTGCCTGGGCTGCGGCACCTGCACCTGGCCCAACTGCGGGTTCGGGCACTGCTGA
- a CDS encoding DUF2508 family protein: MAQSAQKEKTLLSDRIPRDTEHERYHPELEEELKECLFCLRQNEMMFDLEVDTDLIEQHIYERQALLCRYRYLLAQARELGLHTILQKYQPMGG; encoded by the coding sequence ATGGCACAGTCTGCGCAAAAAGAAAAAACCTTGTTGTCCGACCGCATCCCGCGGGATACGGAACATGAACGCTACCACCCGGAACTGGAAGAGGAACTGAAAGAGTGCCTGTTCTGCCTGCGCCAGAACGAGATGATGTTTGACCTGGAGGTGGACACCGACCTCATCGAACAGCACATCTACGAGCGGCAGGCTCTGCTGTGCCGCTACCGCTATCTGCTGGCTCAGGCGCGGGAGCTTGGCCTGCATACTATTTTGCAGAAATATCAGCCGATGGGAGGATGA
- the modA gene encoding molybdate ABC transporter substrate-binding protein, translating to MNAQISRRGFLCAAGIASASAALTACGGSSSSVSSVAGSAAASSEAASGESVELIVFAAASLTETLNAIAETYSAENSGVTFRFNFDSSGTLKTQIQEGADCDLFLSAGQKQMNQLDSTASAEVNTEGLDFVDSDSRVDLLENKVVLCVPENADKGIDSFDSLAEHLKAEDILFCMGNSDVPVGQYTQKILAYYELDEAALAAAGVITYGSNVKEVTTQVSEASVDAGVVYCTDAFSAGLKVVDEATKEMCGQVIYPAAVLKASPNAVAARKFLEYLQTSAAGEVFESVGFTAL from the coding sequence ATGAATGCCCAGATCTCCCGCCGCGGCTTCCTGTGCGCTGCCGGCATCGCGTCCGCATCTGCTGCCCTGACCGCCTGCGGCGGCTCCAGCAGCTCCGTTTCCTCCGTGGCAGGCTCTGCCGCCGCCTCTTCGGAGGCTGCTTCGGGCGAGTCCGTCGAGCTGATCGTCTTCGCTGCAGCGTCCCTGACCGAGACGCTGAACGCCATCGCCGAGACCTATTCGGCGGAGAACTCCGGCGTGACCTTCCGCTTCAACTTCGACTCTTCCGGCACCCTGAAGACCCAGATCCAGGAGGGCGCAGACTGCGACCTGTTCCTTTCGGCAGGTCAGAAGCAGATGAACCAGCTGGACAGCACCGCTTCCGCTGAGGTGAACACCGAGGGTCTGGATTTCGTGGACAGCGATTCCCGCGTGGATCTGCTGGAAAATAAGGTCGTCCTGTGCGTCCCCGAAAATGCCGACAAGGGCATCGACAGCTTCGATTCTCTGGCCGAGCACCTGAAGGCTGAGGACATTCTGTTCTGCATGGGCAACAGCGATGTGCCGGTGGGGCAGTACACCCAGAAGATCCTGGCCTACTACGAGCTGGACGAAGCCGCTCTGGCTGCGGCCGGTGTCATCACCTACGGCTCCAACGTCAAGGAAGTCACCACTCAGGTCAGCGAGGCCAGCGTGGATGCCGGTGTCGTCTACTGCACCGATGCCTTCAGCGCCGGTCTGAAGGTCGTGGATGAGGCCACGAAGGAGATGTGCGGTCAGGTCATCTACCCGGCTGCCGTCCTGAAGGCTTCCCCCAACGCCGTTGCTGCCCGGAAATTCCTGGAGTATCTGCAGACCTCTGCGGCAGGCGAAGTGTTCGAGAGCGTCGGCTTCACCGCACTGTAA